The following are encoded in a window of Peromyscus leucopus breed LL Stock chromosome X, UCI_PerLeu_2.1, whole genome shotgun sequence genomic DNA:
- the LOC114696997 gene encoding solute carrier family 35 member E3-like, translated as MASLADRVQGNGRIAAGLLFNLLVSICIVFLNKWIYVHHGFSNMSLTLVHFVVTWLGLYICQKLDIFAPKSLPLSKLLLLALSFCGFVVFTNLSLQNNTIGTYQLAKAMTMPVIIAIQTFWYQKSFSVRIQLTLIPITVGVILNSYYDVKFHSLGLVFAALGVLVTSLYQVWVGAKQHELQVNSMQLLYYQAPMSSAMLLVAVPFFEPVFGEGGIFGPWSVSALLMVLLSGIIAFMVNLSIYWIIGNTSPVTYNMFGHFKFCITLCGGYILFKDPLSFNQGLGILCTLCGILAYTHFKLSEQEGSKSKMVQRP; from the coding sequence ATGGCATCGCTGGCCGACCGGGTCCAGGGCAACGGGCGCATCGCTGCGGGGCTCCTGTTCAACTTGCTGGTGTCCATCTGCATCGTGTTCCTCAACAAATGGATCTACGTACACCACGGCTTCTCCAATATGAGCCTGACCCTGGTGCACTTCGTGGTCACCTGGCTGGGCTTATACATCTGCCAGAAACTGGACATCTTTGCCCCCAAAAGTCTGCCGCtctccaagctcctcctcctggcCCTCAGCTTCTGTGGCTTTGTGGTCTTCACCAACCTCTCTCTACAGAACAACACCATAGGCACCTATCAGCTGGCCAAGGCCATGACCATGCCGGTGATCATAGCCATCCAGACTTTCTGGTACCAAAAGAGCTTCTCCGTCAGAATACAGCTCACGCTGATCCCTATAACTGTAGGTGTCATCCTAAATTCTTATTACGATGTGAAGTTTCATTCCCTTGGATTGGTGTTCGCTGCTCTTGGTGTGTTAGTTACATCCCTTTATCAAGTGTGGGTGGGAGCCAAGCAGCATGAACTGCAAGTGAACTCCATGCAGCTGCTGTACTACCAGGCTCCCATGTCCTCCGCCATGCTGCTGGTGGCCGTGCCCTTCTTTGAGCCGGTGTTCGGAGAGGGAGGAATATTTGGTCCCTGGTCAGTTTCTGCTCTGCTTATGGTACTGCTGTCTGGAATAATTGCTTTCATGGTGAACTTATCGATTTATTGGATCATTGGGAACACATCGCCGGTCACCTACAACATGTTCGGACACTTCAAGTTCTGCATCACCCTGTGCGGAGGCTACATTTTATTCAAGGATCCACTGTCGTTTAACCAGGGACTCGGCATCTTATGCACGCTGTGTGGCATCCTCGCCTATACCCACTTTAAACTCAGCGAACAGGAAGGAAGTAAGAGCAAGATGGTCCAGCGGCCCTGA